The following is a genomic window from Pedobacter sp. KBS0701.
TCCTGATAGATATCCGTTTAACATTCCTTGCTTAAAATCATTTCAGGAACTGGCCTTTCATCCAAACGTTACTTTTTTCACTGGCGAAAATGGCGTCGGAAAATCAACATTGATTGAAGCAATTGCGGTAAGCTTAGGTTTCAATGCCGAGGGTGGAGGTAAAAATTTCAATTTTGCAAGTAAAGCAACACACTCAGAATTGCATCATTATTTAACCATTAGCAAAAGTTTCAGGAAACCAAAAGATGGTTTTTTCTTACGAGGTGAAAGTTTTTATAATGTAGCAAGTGAGATTGATAAACTTGATGAAGAACCATCTTTTGGGCCAAAACTTATAAAATCCTACGGAGGTGTCTCTTTGCACGAACAATCTCACGGTCAATCATTCTGGTCGCTGTTTATGAACCGCTTTGGCGGCAGTGGTGTTTATATTCTGGATGAGCCTGAATCTGCTTTATCAGCTACAAAACAAATCGCAATGCTATCAAAACTTGACAATTTGATTGATAAAAATGCACAGTTCATTATTACAACCCATTCCCCTATTTTGCTTGCTTATCCAAATGCAACGATTTACGAAATGGCCAATGGTAAAATAACGAAAGTAAAATATGAGGAATCAGAGATATACAGGGTTTATAAATCCTTTTTAGACCATCCTAAGCGAATTTTAGATAATTTATTTAGTTCAAATACTTAATTTAGGCGGGTCAGAGAAACCTGCCTTATTTTTTAATTTAAATCGAATAACCCGAGTATATGGGAAGATTACCTTTCATCATTGCAGCCTGCATATTGATTACAGCCTTTGATATTTATTTTTTTAAAGCCATTGTTTCAGTTTTTAAGTGGAAACCCAGAACAAAAAAAATCTTCGGTATTTTGTACTGGAGTTATAGCATTCTGTTAATTATTGGCATTTTCGCAGGAATTTACCTTAACCTTTTCCTTACGCTTAGAGCCATCATTCTAGTCGCTTTCTTTTTAACAGTAGCCTGTAAAATGGCGATGCTGCCATTTCTAATTCTGGATGATTTGCGAAGATTATTCATCAAACTTTTCAGAAAAAAACAAATCATAAAAGACCAGCCAATTAGCAAGGCAGAACCCATATCACGTTCAGAATTTTTAGTAAAAGCAGGCTTAGTTGCCGCTGCCGTTCCTCTAACCTCTTTAAGCTGGGGCATTATTTCTGGTGCTTATGATTACCAGGTTAGAAGAGTTAACTTAATTCTTCCTAATCTGCCAAAGGCATTTGACGGCATTACTATGGGGCAAATTTCTGACATTCATTCGGGCAGTTTCTATAACAAAACCGCAGTAAAAGGCGGTGTGGAAATGTTATTGGGAGAAAAGCCTGATTTTATCTTTTTTACCGGCGATTTAGTAAACAACCTCACCAACGAAGTAAGGGATTACCAGGATATATTTTCGAAAGTTAAAGCACCACTTGGTGTATATTCATCTTTAGGAAACCACGACTATGGTGACTATTATTTCGGCAAGGAGTCATCGCCCGCCAAAGTAAAAAATCTGAAAGATATGGTTGAGGTTCACAAAATAATGGGTTACGATTTATTGATGAATGAAAACCGCAGACTGAAGGTTGACGGAGAAGAAATCGGCATTTTAGGTATTGAAAACTGGGGAATGGGCCGCTTTCCAAAATATGGAAAAATGGAACTTGCAGTTCAAAATACAGACGATTTACCTGTCAAACTTTTATTAAGTCACGACCCATCGCATTGGCGTGGAGAAGTTTTACAGAAGTACCCGCAAATCGACGCCATGTTCAGCGGACACACACACGGCATGCAATTTGGTGTTCGTTTAAAAGAATATCAATGGAGCCCCGTGCAATACATTTACAAAGAATGGGCAGGTTTATATCAGGAACAAAAACAACAACTTTACGTTAACGTTGGCTACGGTTTCCTGGGTTATCCAGGTAGAGTTGGAGTTTTACCAGAGATAACGATATTTACCTTGAAAAGAGCATAGATAATTTTGAATGAGAGAATGATGGAATGAGAGAATAGGGCGATCCGCCTAAAACATTCTCTCATTCAAAACTCAATCATTTTCTTATCCCGCGTTAAAGCGATAACCAACCCCTCTGACCGTTTGTAGCAACTGTGGATTGTCAGGATTTAATTCTATCTTTTTACGCAAGCGCACAATATGCATATCTAGTGTTCTGGTGTTCACATCAGAGTTGTAGCCCCACACCACCAACATCAGTTCATCACGGTTGATTACTTTGCCCGGATTGCGCAGAAAATAAAGCAGGATACGGTTTTCCAATATCGTTAGTTCGATCTTCTTTCCGTCTCTGAACAGCGTGTGGATATTTGGGTGATGTTCCATATTGCCAAAACGGTGAATCTCTGCAGAATCCTTATTGACGATAAATTTCACCTTGCTTTCTAACATGGCTACCAAAACGTCCATATTAAATGGCTTGGTAATGTAATCAGATGCACCAAAGTTATAAGCATCAATTTTATCTACATCCTGGGCTTTTGCGGTCATCATAATCACCAGGTTTTCGAAACCTTGCTTGCGCACATTCTCACAAACCTCGGCACCTTGTTTACCAGGCATCATCCAGTCCAACAAAACAATGTCCGGCTGATCGGCCAAAATCATTCTTTCTCCAGCTTCGCCATCATTTGCTTCAAGCACCGTATAACCCTCAGCTTTTAAACGGTGGGCTACCAGAAAGCGAAGATTTTCATCATCTTCTACGATTAATATTTTTACTTCTTTAGACATTTATGTGTGTTTTAATGCGGTTGTAAGGTTGAAAAGTTTTAATGTTTTAAGGTCAAGTTTACATTCCAACCTTTCAAGGTTTAATATTTCAACTATTAAAATTTAACTATTGTATGGCAGCACGATTTTAAATTCCGTACCGCTCCCTACTTTACTTTTTACAGAGATTTCCCCCTCCATAAAGTTAACCAGTTCTTTGCAGAATGCCAAACCCAGGCCTACGCTACCCATTTGGTTATATTCATTCTGAATCCTGAAAAACTTCTTAAATATATTGTTTAATTCTGACGATGCGATGCCTATCCCTTTATCGGCAAACCTGAAAACCAGTACCCCTTTAATCAGCTTTGCACTGATGTGTAATTTTTTCTGTTCTGGTTTTGAATATTTATAGGCATTCTCTGCCAGGTTATCGAACAAACTCCCTAGTAACACCGGGTCGGTGATAAAGGTTTTAAAGCCTACTACTTCATAAGTAATCTTAAAATCGGGATGTTTTAAAGTATGCGACTCGATCGTACTTTCAATAAAATCCACAACATTAACTTCTTCCTGATTTAATTTAATTGCCTTATTTTCAATTTGCGTAAAGGCCAGTAATTTATTCATTAAACCATTCAGTTTGTCGGCTTCTTCATCCAGTATCTTACCATAGAGCTGCTGCTCTTTTTGACTTAATGCAGTAGCACTTTTAATATTGTTTCCTGCAATCTTGATTACGCTAACGGGCGTTTTAAACTCATGTGTAAGGTTATTCACGAAATCGTACTGCAGCTTAAACATTTTACTATTGATGTTCAGATTACGGTAAATCAAAAAAGCAACCAATAAAAGTACCCCATACACCAGCAATAACACCAAGGCAATTGGCATGAAGTAAATAAAAATTTCTTTCTTGATATAAGATTTTGATGAAATGAGGTATAGCTTGAAATCAGAAAATGCACCCGGCAGCGCTATTTCGGTATTAATATTTTCTTCTGAGGTATCAATCGGATCATAAGTTAGCGGTTCAATCCTGATCGTTTGGTATAACAATGGCCTGGTATTGATGATTTTGATTTTATGTGCGTCAAGATTAAAAACAAGTACATCCTGTTGATAAACAGGTGCCGGATTTAACTTCCGCCTGATCATATCTTTATAAACTCTTAAATCTTCCCTTCGGGGAATATTTAAATAAGTGATTTTATTTTCGTTAGAATTAACAATAGAAAAGTTGGTAAACAATTCTTCTTGTGAGGGTACTGATGCGGTATCAAGATCTTCAACAAAAGTGGCAAGTTTAATTGCGATTGCATTAAAATCACTTCCTACATTAAAAGATCTCGTATCATCTTCTGAATACAACTTCACCGAATCGGGCTTTACCCCTTTCCCAAACTGGAAAATAGATTTTGGACCAATACCAAGGTGGTTTGCATTGATCCCATCTTTAACAGGAACATTCTTCACCTCTGTATCGTAAAAAGTAACCTTAGAGATAAAGGGATATTTTAACATCACGGTATCTACAAACTTTGCTGCAGTAGAAGAATCCAAATAGCCATTGTAATAAGAAATCTCAGGCATTTTGTTCTGAAAAAAATCATTGTAAGGCTTAATACTCTGTTCCAGCACATTTACCTTTTCGGAAACAAAATCATTCTCTATCGATTTTTTGCTATAGTTGAACGCTAGGAAAAGCGATAGGATAAAAAGAATGGAAATGAGTACAATGAAGGTTACACCTAAAGAGAAATTTTTACGGTAACTGCTTTTTTTATCTAAGGCCATACCTATTTCTTACCTAGATTTTCTTTTAAAAACTCTTCCAGGGCTTTATACAGAGCCGTTCTGCTCTGTTGGCGTACTACCGGATCCGGACCTTCTTCTTTTTCGATATAAGTAACCTGGACATTCCTTTTTTTAAGTTCTTTGATAAACTGTACACCTTCTGCTACGTTAACACTTGGGTCTTTTGGGTTTTGGGCAATAAAAACAGGAGACTTAAACCGGTCTGCATGAAACACAGGCGAAGCAAAACGCATATAATCGGTCTCGGTTACCGGATTACCTACAATTTCATAATACATCTTTAATTTGGCCTTTAAAAATGGAGGAAAAGTTTTCAGGTAACTAAACAGGTTAATCACACCCGAATTTGATCCGCCGCATTTATAAAGATCGGGATTTTTATACAAACAATTTAAAGCAATATAGCCCCCAAAACCATTACCGTAAATGGCAATTTTTTTAGGATTGGCAATCTTTTCTGCAATAAGCCATTTTACACCATCATTTACATCTTCCTGTATTTTATCGCTCCACTGTTTAAAACCCGCAGCATAAAATGATTTTCCATAACCGGTAGAGCCACGATAATTTACCTGCAATATGGCATAACCACGGTTGGCTAAAAATTGCACTTCAGCATTGTATCCCCAACTATTTCTCGATTTAGGACCATTATGTGGTAGCACAACAACAGGTAAGTTAACCGCCTTTTTATTTTTAGGCAGCGTTAAATAACCATTAATGGTTAAACCATCGCGACTTTTGAAACTGATCGGCTTCATGGCATTCATATCTTCCGGTTTAATGGAAGGACTCACATCGGTAAGTTTTTTAAGCCTTTTGTCAACAGCCGTATACAGATAATAAGATCCTGGATTTTTATCAGTAAAAGTACGTATCACAAACACTTTGTCCGTTTTATCCCTATCCATAATTACCCATTCGGTACCGGGCAAAAGTTTATCAATCCTCGAGTACGCAATCTTTGTACTGTCATCAAGGTAAAACTTCTCCCTTTTCCAGGTTTCGCAGGTTGCAAAAAGCATTTTTTTCCGGAAACGGGAGTAGGTTGCATCTACTACGTTTAAGGTATCGTTTGCAAAAAGAACCTGTTTTTCTTTACCGTTTTTTAAATCAAGCGCTACCAGTGCATTTTTATCACGGTTAACACTTGAGATCGCATAAAGTACATTGGGTTGGTCTTCCGAAAATGCAATTGGCTGAAAAGTAGTTTCAAAATTATTGGTAATTACCGGCGTAAAAGCCTGATTTTCCTTTTCGCGGTACATCAAGGTTTCGTTCACTCCATCGCTGGCAACTGCAATTTTAAGAACACCTTTACTATCTGTCATCCATTTAGTAATATTACCAGGATTTTTTGCAGCAATATCCATTTTCCCGTTGCGCACGTTTAAGCGATACACATCAAAAACGGTCGAATCGCGTTTATTGGAAGCTACAATGATATATTTATCATCAATCAGCTGATCTTCTATCACCCTCAACCTGTTTTTTTCATTGGCACTTAGCTGCACCTGTTTGCTTCCGTCTTTATTGATCACAAAAATATCAGACCGGCGTTCTTTAGATCCATCCTCGGTATAATAAATCAGTTCATTGTTGCTGGTCCAGAAATGGAAACTGATATTCTTCCCATTCAGATGGGTTAACTGAATGCTATTTCCGGTGGCGAGATCTTCAGCAAAAAGATCAAGTTTTTTATCATGAAGTTTTAAATAAGATAAACTTTTCCCATCCGGAGAAATGCGATAGTAAGCTTTATCCTGCGTTTTAAAAAAATCGTCTACAGGAATAGTATCATGGTTTGTGCCTTTACAAGCCCAAATCAATGTAACCATTAACAATAGAAAAATCCTTTTTAGCATAAATAAATTCTTTATGGGATGACAAAAATAAGCATCGCAACTACTTAACCCCAATTTACACCAACAATGTTACCTTATGCAGTCAATAATAAGTCGTGGTTCAATTTAGTATTTATAAAATATCTACAAAATAAAATGCAGGTAACATTTAAAATACGTTTAATATCAATTGGCGGTTTAGCCAAAGAAGTATTAAAATGTTACATTTAAAACTTATAATTTAGGGTTTATGAACCGCTTGTTTTTCATCATCTTCTTATTTCTATCGCTTGGGGTCAATGCGCAGATCTTTCGTCCCAATCAGCAGATTGCGCCTGATGAAAGTAGTCTGGCTATTCAATATTATCAGGATGGAGAGTATGAAAAAGCAGTAGTGCTGCTCGAAAAACTTTATGCTATCCCTAATAATGATGCTTATTTCGACATTTACTTTAATGCATTGCTAAAATTGAAACGTTATGATGTTGCAGAGAAAGTGGTTAAAAGGGAAATCAAAAAAAATCCACAGAATGAAACTTATCCCATTGCATTGGGCAAACTTTACCAGGAAAAAGGCGATGTACAGGCGGCCAACAAAATTTTTAATGAGGTAATTGCAAAACTGCCAAAAGAAGAATTTAGGATCAGAAACCTGGCAAACAGCTTTTATCGTTTCGAAAATTATGATTTTGCGGTTCAAACTTTTAAACAAGGTCGAAAATTGCTGGGTAACGATCAGGCTTTCACTTTCGAACTGTTGAACATCTATCGTTTTAAAAAGGATAAACCCATGCTGATGCAGGAATACCTGGATGCGATGGCCACCATACCACAGCTTTTGCCACAGGCCGAAGCAGTATTATCATCTATTTTTGAAGATAAAAATGACTACCAGACATTTCAGGCGGCTATTTTAAAGAAAATACAGAAAGAACCCGATGCCAGGATTTATATTCAGTTGCTTACCTGGAATTACATTCAGCAACAGGAATTTGACATGGCCCTGCGCCAGCTTATCGCTTACGATAAACGCACCAAAGCTGATGGGGCTACCCTGTTTAATGCCATTTATACCTTTGTTGATAATGGCGCTTACGAAACAGCGATTAAAGCATACGATTATCTACTAACCAAAGGAAAGGATAACCAGTATTATCTTCCTTCAAAAATA
Proteins encoded in this region:
- a CDS encoding tetratricopeptide repeat protein; translated protein: MNRLFFIIFLFLSLGVNAQIFRPNQQIAPDESSLAIQYYQDGEYEKAVVLLEKLYAIPNNDAYFDIYFNALLKLKRYDVAEKVVKREIKKNPQNETYPIALGKLYQEKGDVQAANKIFNEVIAKLPKEEFRIRNLANSFYRFENYDFAVQTFKQGRKLLGNDQAFTFELLNIYRFKKDKPMLMQEYLDAMATIPQLLPQAEAVLSSIFEDKNDYQTFQAAILKKIQKEPDARIYIQLLTWNYIQQQEFDMALRQLIAYDKRTKADGATLFNAIYTFVDNGAYETAIKAYDYLLTKGKDNQYYLPSKIEMLNTRYNLRTSGKYTVADLDLLAKDYQALLSENGKNRNTLFAIKKLANLQAYYLNQPGSAEKELEEAIKMPGINDQDLGQLKLDLGDIYILTNQPWEAFLVYEQVSKQFEGQPVGNEARFRSAKLSFYQGNFEYSNGQCLVLKAATSQLIANDALNLSLLISDNIQTPADSNALKMYADAEMLLFRNLPEKAVKKMDSIAITYPQNSLADAIMMSKARIFIKANDFQKAADILKKVTEEFKDGIWTDDALFTLGDLYEKKLNDIALAKIYFQKLITDYPGSMFSAEARKRFRNLRGDGV
- a CDS encoding sensor histidine kinase KdpD, whose amino-acid sequence is MALDKKSSYRKNFSLGVTFIVLISILFILSLFLAFNYSKKSIENDFVSEKVNVLEQSIKPYNDFFQNKMPEISYYNGYLDSSTAAKFVDTVMLKYPFISKVTFYDTEVKNVPVKDGINANHLGIGPKSIFQFGKGVKPDSVKLYSEDDTRSFNVGSDFNAIAIKLATFVEDLDTASVPSQEELFTNFSIVNSNENKITYLNIPRREDLRVYKDMIRRKLNPAPVYQQDVLVFNLDAHKIKIINTRPLLYQTIRIEPLTYDPIDTSEENINTEIALPGAFSDFKLYLISSKSYIKKEIFIYFMPIALVLLLVYGVLLLVAFLIYRNLNINSKMFKLQYDFVNNLTHEFKTPVSVIKIAGNNIKSATALSQKEQQLYGKILDEEADKLNGLMNKLLAFTQIENKAIKLNQEEVNVVDFIESTIESHTLKHPDFKITYEVVGFKTFITDPVLLGSLFDNLAENAYKYSKPEQKKLHISAKLIKGVLVFRFADKGIGIASSELNNIFKKFFRIQNEYNQMGSVGLGLAFCKELVNFMEGEISVKSKVGSGTEFKIVLPYNS
- a CDS encoding prolyl oligopeptidase family serine peptidase — protein: MLKRIFLLLMVTLIWACKGTNHDTIPVDDFFKTQDKAYYRISPDGKSLSYLKLHDKKLDLFAEDLATGNSIQLTHLNGKNISFHFWTSNNELIYYTEDGSKERRSDIFVINKDGSKQVQLSANEKNRLRVIEDQLIDDKYIIVASNKRDSTVFDVYRLNVRNGKMDIAAKNPGNITKWMTDSKGVLKIAVASDGVNETLMYREKENQAFTPVITNNFETTFQPIAFSEDQPNVLYAISSVNRDKNALVALDLKNGKEKQVLFANDTLNVVDATYSRFRKKMLFATCETWKREKFYLDDSTKIAYSRIDKLLPGTEWVIMDRDKTDKVFVIRTFTDKNPGSYYLYTAVDKRLKKLTDVSPSIKPEDMNAMKPISFKSRDGLTINGYLTLPKNKKAVNLPVVVLPHNGPKSRNSWGYNAEVQFLANRGYAILQVNYRGSTGYGKSFYAAGFKQWSDKIQEDVNDGVKWLIAEKIANPKKIAIYGNGFGGYIALNCLYKNPDLYKCGGSNSGVINLFSYLKTFPPFLKAKLKMYYEIVGNPVTETDYMRFASPVFHADRFKSPVFIAQNPKDPSVNVAEGVQFIKELKKRNVQVTYIEKEEGPDPVVRQQSRTALYKALEEFLKENLGKK
- a CDS encoding response regulator transcription factor, whose amino-acid sequence is MSKEVKILIVEDDENLRFLVAHRLKAEGYTVLEANDGEAGERMILADQPDIVLLDWMMPGKQGAEVCENVRKQGFENLVIMMTAKAQDVDKIDAYNFGASDYITKPFNMDVLVAMLESKVKFIVNKDSAEIHRFGNMEHHPNIHTLFRDGKKIELTILENRILLYFLRNPGKVINRDELMLVVWGYNSDVNTRTLDMHIVRLRKKIELNPDNPQLLQTVRGVGYRFNAG
- a CDS encoding AAA family ATPase, which translates into the protein MEFNGYLLSLRLNQENLPDRYPFNIPCLKSFQELAFHPNVTFFTGENGVGKSTLIEAIAVSLGFNAEGGGKNFNFASKATHSELHHYLTISKSFRKPKDGFFLRGESFYNVASEIDKLDEEPSFGPKLIKSYGGVSLHEQSHGQSFWSLFMNRFGGSGVYILDEPESALSATKQIAMLSKLDNLIDKNAQFIITTHSPILLAYPNATIYEMANGKITKVKYEESEIYRVYKSFLDHPKRILDNLFSSNT
- a CDS encoding metallophosphoesterase: MGRLPFIIAACILITAFDIYFFKAIVSVFKWKPRTKKIFGILYWSYSILLIIGIFAGIYLNLFLTLRAIILVAFFLTVACKMAMLPFLILDDLRRLFIKLFRKKQIIKDQPISKAEPISRSEFLVKAGLVAAAVPLTSLSWGIISGAYDYQVRRVNLILPNLPKAFDGITMGQISDIHSGSFYNKTAVKGGVEMLLGEKPDFIFFTGDLVNNLTNEVRDYQDIFSKVKAPLGVYSSLGNHDYGDYYFGKESSPAKVKNLKDMVEVHKIMGYDLLMNENRRLKVDGEEIGILGIENWGMGRFPKYGKMELAVQNTDDLPVKLLLSHDPSHWRGEVLQKYPQIDAMFSGHTHGMQFGVRLKEYQWSPVQYIYKEWAGLYQEQKQQLYVNVGYGFLGYPGRVGVLPEITIFTLKRA